One genomic window of Vibrio natriegens NBRC 15636 = ATCC 14048 = DSM 759 includes the following:
- a CDS encoding L-serine ammonia-lyase, producing MLSIFDIFKVGVGPSSSHTNGPMLAGFNFTQLLQDSMAKVHRVQVDLYGSLSLTGRGHHTDRATVLGLMGNKPDNIKMTSAKSALQHTIETNTLLLAGTREITFSYDHDIVFHSENLPLHENGMTITALDESGEQLAFEIYYSIGGGFIATADELENGAQQAEVEVPFPFKSADEMLEKAEANGFSLGGMILQNELAFRDEEEVNQRAEQIWKVMSLCMQRGFDTEGILEGGLNVTRRAPNLLKKLEANAAVENDPMEIMDWINLFAFAVSEENAAGGQVVTSPTNGAAGVIPAVLMYYHRFIKELDIKQLKDFLAVAGAIGILYKTNASISGAEVGCQGEVGVSSSMAAAGLTALRGGSNEQICIAAEIAMEHSLGMTCDPIGGLVQVPCIERNAMGAMKAINASRMALKRTSKCLISLDKVIETMYQTGKDMNKKYRETSLGGLAVIHMAPPCE from the coding sequence ATGCTGTCGATTTTCGATATTTTTAAAGTTGGTGTCGGACCTTCAAGTTCCCACACTAACGGTCCAATGCTCGCCGGGTTCAACTTTACTCAGTTACTTCAAGACTCTATGGCGAAAGTGCATAGGGTTCAAGTAGACTTGTATGGTTCGTTATCACTAACCGGCAGAGGTCACCATACTGACAGAGCCACTGTACTGGGCTTAATGGGTAATAAACCCGATAACATCAAAATGACCAGTGCGAAAAGCGCACTTCAACATACCATCGAAACCAATACTTTATTGCTAGCCGGAACTCGCGAAATTACCTTTAGCTACGATCATGACATCGTATTTCATAGCGAAAACCTCCCTTTGCATGAAAACGGCATGACAATCACTGCATTAGATGAATCTGGCGAACAACTTGCGTTCGAGATTTATTACTCCATTGGTGGTGGATTTATTGCAACCGCAGACGAGCTGGAAAATGGTGCGCAGCAAGCTGAGGTTGAAGTCCCATTCCCATTTAAATCAGCCGATGAGATGCTCGAGAAAGCGGAAGCAAACGGCTTTAGTTTAGGTGGAATGATTCTTCAGAATGAATTGGCGTTTCGTGACGAAGAAGAGGTCAACCAAAGAGCGGAACAGATCTGGAAAGTGATGTCTCTGTGTATGCAGCGTGGTTTTGATACTGAAGGTATTCTGGAAGGCGGACTCAATGTCACACGTCGAGCTCCGAACCTATTGAAGAAACTGGAAGCAAACGCAGCGGTTGAAAATGATCCAATGGAGATCATGGACTGGATTAACTTGTTTGCTTTCGCAGTGAGTGAAGAAAATGCCGCAGGTGGACAAGTCGTCACTTCTCCTACGAACGGCGCAGCGGGCGTTATTCCTGCCGTGTTAATGTATTACCACCGCTTTATCAAAGAGCTAGACATCAAACAGCTCAAGGACTTCCTCGCCGTCGCAGGTGCAATTGGCATTTTGTACAAAACCAATGCTTCTATTTCCGGTGCCGAAGTAGGTTGTCAGGGTGAAGTAGGTGTCTCTTCGTCTATGGCAGCAGCAGGCTTAACGGCTCTGCGAGGCGGTAGCAACGAACAAATTTGTATTGCTGCAGAGATTGCAATGGAACACTCTCTCGGCATGACTTGCGACCCTATTGGTGGGCTGGTTCAGGTACCTTGTATTGAACGAAATGCAATGGGTGCAATGAAAGCGATTAACGCATCCCGAATGGCATTAAAGAGAACAAGCAAGTGCCTAATTTCTCTGGATAAAGTTATCGAAACCATGTACCAAACGGGCAAGGACATGAACAAGAAATATCGCGAGACTTCTTTGGGTGGTTTAGCGGTAATCCATATGGCACCACCATGTGAATAA
- a CDS encoding M14-type cytosolic carboxypeptidase, whose product MKIFSNFDSGSIHVVKADDKNDIQLKIPNDNMSEFYQWFHFRLETEAEQSHTIKLLDLAKSAYPEGWQGYDVVASYDREEWFRVPADFDGDTLTFTVIPERGSIYFAYFAPYTYDRHLDLLHMAQSAHHCQLETLGHTVDGNDMSLLTFGEPDEGKKKIWMIARQHPGETMAEWFMEGMIQRLLDDNDTVARALLEKAVLYVVPNMNPDGGIRGHLRTNAVGVNLNREWQTPSMEKSPEVFLVRQRMLETGVDMFLDIHGDEALPYNFVAGSEGIPSYDESLAALEHSFKQALLTITPEFQDEVGYDKDEPGKANLTVGSNWVAEQFKCLSYTIEMPFKDNNNHPDPLYGWSPERSVLFGQDVLAATLAVVDNI is encoded by the coding sequence ATGAAAATATTCAGCAACTTCGATAGCGGTAGCATTCACGTAGTGAAAGCGGATGATAAAAACGACATCCAACTTAAGATCCCCAACGATAACATGTCGGAATTCTACCAATGGTTCCACTTCCGTTTAGAGACTGAAGCTGAACAGTCACATACCATTAAGTTGTTAGACTTGGCGAAATCTGCTTACCCAGAAGGATGGCAAGGCTACGATGTCGTGGCATCTTATGATCGTGAAGAGTGGTTCCGTGTACCTGCGGACTTTGATGGCGATACGCTCACATTTACGGTTATTCCAGAACGTGGCTCAATCTACTTTGCTTATTTCGCGCCTTACACTTACGACCGTCATCTTGATTTATTACACATGGCACAAAGCGCACATCATTGTCAGCTGGAGACTCTAGGTCACACGGTGGATGGCAATGACATGAGCCTGCTGACTTTTGGCGAGCCAGACGAGGGCAAAAAGAAAATTTGGATGATCGCACGTCAGCATCCAGGCGAAACGATGGCAGAGTGGTTCATGGAAGGCATGATTCAGCGTTTGCTGGATGACAACGATACAGTCGCGCGAGCTCTTCTTGAGAAAGCGGTACTTTACGTTGTACCAAACATGAACCCTGATGGCGGTATTCGTGGCCATCTGCGTACGAATGCGGTCGGTGTAAACCTAAACCGTGAGTGGCAAACTCCTTCAATGGAAAAGAGCCCAGAAGTCTTTTTAGTCCGCCAGCGAATGCTGGAAACTGGTGTCGATATGTTCCTGGATATTCATGGAGACGAAGCACTGCCATACAACTTTGTCGCGGGTTCTGAAGGCATTCCATCTTATGATGAAAGTTTGGCGGCTCTGGAGCATTCGTTTAAGCAAGCGCTGCTCACCATTACGCCAGAGTTTCAAGATGAAGTGGGTTACGATAAAGACGAACCTGGTAAAGCAAACTTAACTGTTGGATCAAATTGGGTTGCAGAGCAATTTAAATGTTTGTCTTACACCATAGAGATGCCATTTAAAGACAACAATAACCACCCTGATCCGCTGTATGGTTGGTCACCTGAACGTAGTGTGCTATTTGGCCAAGATGTGTTGGCAGCAACGTTAGCGGTTGTTGACAATATTTAA
- a CDS encoding LysR substrate-binding domain-containing protein produces MQNLPPLNSLKAFEATARQLSFTKAAQELSVTRAAVSQQVKSLELLLNATLFERKGSQLVLTQAAKEYLPVVSHVFQTLSVTTQHLFSRQNTAQLNLHVAHSFCSQWLIPRLADFHRQHPEVSLKISTTANIVPNASAVSDVEIINGYGDWLSQDSIQLTEEHWIVVASPGFLHLNPIIELADLAKAPKISTSGYHESWQVWMKYQGHQAKFTNPVAEFEHSLLAIQAAINHFGVLLVRDFLVEDELAQGTLIQIGSWSMPSEGAHRMIVRGTDKPHVQAFTQWLRQSI; encoded by the coding sequence ATGCAAAACCTGCCGCCGCTCAATTCCCTTAAAGCATTCGAAGCAACGGCGAGGCAACTGAGTTTTACTAAAGCTGCACAAGAGCTGAGTGTTACCCGAGCCGCGGTCAGCCAACAGGTAAAATCTCTGGAGCTTCTGCTTAATGCGACGTTATTCGAGCGTAAAGGCTCTCAATTGGTACTTACACAAGCCGCAAAAGAGTATCTCCCTGTGGTAAGTCATGTTTTTCAAACGCTTTCTGTGACTACTCAGCATTTGTTTTCTCGTCAGAACACCGCGCAGCTTAACTTACATGTCGCTCATAGCTTTTGTTCACAATGGTTAATACCAAGGTTGGCTGACTTTCATCGTCAGCACCCCGAAGTGTCTCTAAAAATATCGACAACAGCCAATATTGTGCCTAACGCCAGTGCTGTTTCTGATGTTGAGATCATTAATGGTTATGGGGATTGGTTGTCACAGGACTCGATTCAACTGACAGAAGAACATTGGATTGTTGTTGCGAGCCCGGGTTTCTTGCACCTGAACCCAATTATCGAGCTAGCTGATCTTGCGAAGGCACCTAAAATTTCCACCAGTGGTTATCATGAGTCGTGGCAAGTTTGGATGAAATATCAAGGTCACCAAGCAAAGTTCACTAATCCCGTTGCAGAGTTTGAGCACTCACTGCTTGCGATTCAGGCGGCGATTAATCACTTCGGTGTGCTTTTGGTCAGAGACTTTCTGGTCGAGGATGAGCTCGCTCAAGGTACATTAATACAGATAGGCTCCTGGAGCATGCCTAGCGAAGGTGCTCATCGGATGATTGTCAGAGGGACAGACAAACCACATGTACAAGCCTTTACCCAGTGGTTACGTCAGAGTATCTAA
- a CDS encoding OmpA family protein: MKKIAFAVATVLAGGVISNVALADTYIGGKLGYNALNDACYLDTSCDDDSFAASMHLGYSFNDYIDAEYGVDYLGDFKANFNKAGKNTVDGELWALTLAPKFNLPLTDSWNLFAKVGAAYMMAGDEKDFVPTGSLGAEYQINYNWSLRAEYQRYQDMSDDIIDDMDADYYGIGFNYKFGSEPVVQEEVVETRPATNIVEHVYPAQTTTVQFGLESAEVKDTSALSETINVMNTYPQAQVEITGYSDTTGTAEYNQQLTEKRAQAVANEFQAQGITAERMTVKGMGEANPVASNDTRPGREMNRRVEVVVPEFKYETTEQAE, translated from the coding sequence ATGAAAAAAATTGCTTTTGCAGTGGCTACTGTACTTGCTGGTGGTGTTATCTCTAACGTTGCGCTTGCAGACACTTACATCGGCGGTAAGCTAGGTTACAACGCTCTTAACGACGCGTGTTACCTGGATACCTCATGTGATGATGATAGCTTTGCAGCGTCAATGCATCTTGGCTACAGCTTCAATGACTACATTGATGCAGAGTACGGTGTTGATTACTTAGGTGATTTCAAAGCAAACTTCAACAAAGCAGGCAAAAACACCGTTGATGGCGAGCTTTGGGCATTGACTCTAGCGCCTAAATTCAACCTTCCGTTGACGGATTCTTGGAACCTGTTTGCGAAAGTAGGTGCTGCATACATGATGGCTGGTGACGAAAAAGACTTCGTTCCTACAGGCTCTCTAGGTGCTGAATACCAAATCAACTACAACTGGAGCCTACGTGCTGAATACCAACGTTACCAAGATATGTCTGACGACATCATTGATGACATGGATGCAGACTACTACGGTATTGGTTTTAACTACAAATTCGGTTCTGAGCCAGTGGTTCAGGAAGAAGTGGTAGAAACTCGTCCGGCAACAAACATTGTTGAGCATGTATACCCAGCACAAACTACAACAGTACAATTTGGTCTTGAAAGTGCAGAAGTGAAAGATACTTCAGCATTATCTGAGACAATTAATGTAATGAACACTTACCCACAAGCTCAAGTAGAGATTACGGGTTACAGTGATACAACAGGTACTGCTGAGTACAACCAACAGCTTACAGAAAAACGTGCTCAAGCGGTTGCTAACGAGTTCCAAGCTCAGGGTATTACTGCAGAACGTATGACTGTGAAAGGCATGGGTGAAGCAAACCCAGTTGCTAGCAACGATACACGTCCTGGCCGTGAAATGAACCGTCGTGTAGAAGTCGTTGTTCCAGAATTCAAATACGAAACGACTGAACAAGCAGAATAA